A segment of the Alphaproteobacteria bacterium genome:
GCGGCATTCGGAGGACGGCGCTACGAGGACATGATCACGCGCCTGCGTTTGAAACAGGCGTTCGGACGCCTCGTGCGCCGAGTTGATGACTCCGGTGTCTTCGTCCTCTTGGATCCCATGATGCCGTCGCGCCTTTCCGGCGCCTTCCCACCCGGCGTGACAGTCGAACGACTAGGCCTCGCCCAGGCGGTTTCACTGACCCGAGATTTCTTGAAGACGGAGGAAGCGCTTGACCGTCGTCGAATCGTGCCAATCGCATAGACTCGTGGAAACGCCCTAGGCAATCCAGTACCCTGAGGGGGCGGTCGGATGACGAAACGAGGGGCTGCGCCGCCTGAATATCGCCCGACGGACCTTTGCTTGATACGTTCAGGGGCCTGCCTTGGAAGATCCACAATCCGAGGGTACGGTTGTCCTAAGCGGTCACGAAAGCATGCGACAACCGATCGTCGAGGAGTGCGATGTCAAACCATCACGATGCTTTGATCTATGCCATGGTGCTCACGGCAGCGGCGGATCAGGACATGACCGACGCGGAAATGCGCACGATCGGCGAGATCATTAATTTTTTGCCGGTGTTCAAGGATTTCGACAGCAACCGATTGCCCACGGTGGCGCGCGCTTGCGCCGAGCTTCTTACCAGGGACGATGGCCTCGACAAAGCGCTTGGCGAGATAAAGCGCACCCTGCCCTCCCCGTTGCGCGAGACGGCCTATGCGCTGGCCTGCGACGTGGCGGCCTCCAACGGCATAGCGAGCCAGGAGACGCTGCGTCTTCTTGAACTCCTGCGCGACGGCCTCAATATCGACCAGCTTGCCGCCGCCGCGATCGAGCGCGGCTCGCGGGTGCGTTACGCAGTCCTCAATGGACGCTGAAAACTGAAAAGCGAGAAGGGGCCGCTCCGACGAGCGGCCCCTCTTGTATTGAGCGATCTCCCCGTGCAACACGGGGATTGGGCTTGAAATTAGAAGTCCATATCGCCCATGCCG
Coding sequences within it:
- a CDS encoding tellurite resistance TerB family protein → MSNHHDALIYAMVLTAAADQDMTDAEMRTIGEIINFLPVFKDFDSNRLPTVARACAELLTRDDGLDKALGEIKRTLPSPLRETAYALACDVAASNGIASQETLRLLELLRDGLNIDQLAAAAIERGSRVRYAVLNGR